One Pseudostreptobacillus hongkongensis DNA window includes the following coding sequences:
- a CDS encoding PTS transporter subunit IIC: MIEIIKYILNIDPSLLLPLIIITIALIMKMKFKDALMSGLILAIAFTSVNLVIGFMFDTISPVAIQFVKNTNIQLNIIDLGYSPMVAVSFAWRFAILMFPLQIILNMLLIHFHVTNVLNVDIFNIWTKIFTAAIIYVFTGSVIFGFIAAIIQIIFELKVAEITQKKVEQITGIEGTVCSHASIIQILSMYPVSNFLDKFKFIRENHMDFDNIKDKIGILGEDSVMGAIIGFALSISAGYNFMESLEISIKLATTLVLLPICSQLFIKSLNPVSENAKKFMQKKYQNRDIYIGLDWPILSGVQELWIVSVLLIPITLILALVFSKLGLSNILPLPGIVNTVIVVPALIVSNKNVLKMLIICTIFTPFHLIVSTKFAPAITSLGQNISHLNINVGQLISYYCIESPIFRWILISAAELKIYGFVGLILLILAYYNFKKNFNKEA, translated from the coding sequence ATGATAGAAATAATAAAATATATATTAAATATAGATCCTTCATTATTGTTGCCTTTAATAATAATTACCATCGCTTTAATAATGAAAATGAAATTTAAAGATGCTTTAATGTCAGGGCTTATTCTTGCCATAGCATTTACTTCAGTTAATTTAGTAATAGGGTTTATGTTTGATACAATAAGTCCAGTTGCTATACAATTTGTTAAAAACACAAATATACAATTAAACATTATAGATTTAGGATACTCACCTATGGTAGCTGTATCTTTTGCATGGCGATTTGCAATATTAATGTTTCCATTACAAATTATATTAAATATGTTACTTATACATTTTCATGTAACTAATGTATTAAACGTAGATATATTTAATATATGGACTAAAATATTTACCGCAGCTATAATTTATGTGTTTACAGGCTCAGTAATTTTTGGTTTCATAGCAGCTATCATACAGATAATTTTTGAATTAAAAGTAGCTGAAATAACTCAAAAAAAGGTAGAACAAATAACAGGTATAGAAGGAACTGTATGTTCACATGCATCTATAATACAAATATTATCTATGTATCCTGTTAGTAATTTTTTAGATAAATTTAAATTTATACGTGAAAATCATATGGATTTTGATAATATAAAAGATAAAATAGGAATACTAGGTGAAGATTCTGTAATGGGAGCTATAATAGGATTTGCTCTTTCAATATCTGCAGGATATAATTTTATGGAAAGTTTAGAAATTTCAATAAAACTTGCAACAACACTTGTTTTATTACCTATCTGTTCTCAACTATTCATAAAGTCACTTAACCCAGTTTCTGAAAATGCAAAAAAATTTATGCAAAAGAAATATCAAAACAGAGATATCTATATAGGACTTGATTGGCCTATACTATCAGGAGTTCAAGAACTTTGGATAGTATCTGTATTACTTATACCTATAACTTTAATTCTAGCTTTAGTATTTTCAAAGTTAGGATTAAGCAATATCTTACCATTACCTGGTATAGTAAATACAGTAATAGTCGTACCTGCATTAATAGTTTCAAACAAAAATGTATTGAAAATGTTAATAATTTGTACAATATTTACACCGTTTCATTTAATAGTTTCTACAAAATTTGCACCAGCTATAACTAGTCTTGGACAAAATATTAGTCATTTAAATATTAACGTAGGACAATTAATAAGTTATTATTGTATAGAATCGCCAATATTTAGATGGATATTAATATCAGCTGCAGAATTAAAAATTTATGGTTTTGTAGGACTTATACTATTAATATTAGCATATTATAACTTTAAAAAAAATTTTAATAAGGAGGCATAA
- a CDS encoding tetratricopeptide repeat protein: protein MKKKLLILATLIISTLSVAGTKEDYEAAYKKYETSKNIEQYEKDLLEFVSKNKPDVYVNGAKIDLAQIELSKKNPSRALAYYKDILNDTTLSNSDREEMLRSVYVLTDDLNERVKVLDQLLKLNAKSVLYQSEKVKVYNSLGKKSEATKLYNDFVKALSENEKLEFNALLIEGYINDSKVTEAEELAKTLANDKSSNVKLAGKYYLGIIEAQKQDYTKAILNLEEASKLGSSKNIDVELMLYNLYQGTGNYEKALEKALVLKDLTKSGDTYVDVIVLAERLKKTKVAEDAIKELRTQITDKETLENINYVLAKSLVEQGLDQSAEKYAKKAISEDKNSAGNAILAVIYGRKGNKKEALKYLDLAKKAKVQGLETLEKQLNELK from the coding sequence ATGAAGAAAAAATTATTAATATTAGCAACTTTGATAATATCAACATTATCAGTTGCAGGAACAAAAGAAGATTATGAAGCAGCATACAAAAAATATGAAACTAGTAAAAATATAGAACAATATGAAAAGGATTTATTAGAATTTGTTAGTAAAAATAAGCCGGATGTATATGTTAATGGAGCAAAAATTGACCTAGCTCAAATAGAGTTAAGTAAGAAAAACCCATCACGTGCATTAGCTTATTATAAAGATATATTAAATGATACTACTTTATCAAATAGTGATAGAGAAGAAATGTTAAGAAGTGTATATGTATTAACTGATGATTTAAATGAAAGAGTTAAAGTTTTAGATCAATTATTAAAATTAAACGCTAAATCAGTTTTATATCAATCAGAAAAAGTTAAAGTGTATAATAGTCTAGGTAAAAAATCAGAAGCAACAAAACTATATAATGATTTTGTTAAAGCGTTATCTGAAAATGAAAAATTAGAATTCAATGCTTTATTAATAGAAGGATATATAAATGATTCTAAAGTTACTGAAGCAGAAGAATTAGCAAAAACTTTAGCTAATGATAAAAGTTCTAATGTAAAACTTGCAGGGAAATATTATTTAGGTATAATAGAAGCTCAAAAACAAGATTATACTAAGGCAATCTTAAATTTAGAAGAAGCAAGTAAATTAGGATCTAGTAAAAATATAGATGTTGAATTAATGCTATATAATCTATACCAAGGTACAGGAAATTATGAAAAAGCATTAGAAAAAGCACTAGTTTTAAAAGATTTAACTAAATCAGGAGATACTTATGTGGATGTTATAGTTCTAGCTGAAAGATTAAAGAAAACTAAAGTGGCTGAAGATGCAATTAAAGAATTAAGAACTCAAATTACAGATAAAGAAACATTAGAAAATATAAACTATGTATTAGCTAAGAGTTTAGTTGAGCAAGGATTAGATCAATCAGCTGAAAAATATGCTAAAAAAGCTATATCAGAAGATAAAAATTCTGCAGGAAATGCAATATTAGCAGTTATTTATGGAAGAAAAGGTAACAAAAAAGAAGCCTTAAAATATTTAGACTTAGCTAAGAAAGCTAAAGTTCAAGGTTTAGAAACTTTAGAAAAACAATTAAATGAATTAAAATAG
- a CDS encoding PP2C family protein-serine/threonine phosphatase, translating to MKNFCLLNERDYGIVEFKNFEDSFEELKKVSKNFGKVVFNLGKIDIDPRFLSYMLKIFRYSISNNFELFYIIENQDMINDSSFVDSKRYFKIFNSIEEYNELKTFAGFEIKIYDDNKYVRNILKDELIKFRFSIKERNSLNFLKKDHESKSNSIYIVDFETYRDEKIEEIKKIKKKNNDSIVILIAFEEGLEEALSSVKYGVNAVIKRPFDVKEFVGTIKSMAISANLKRENERLVTEVFKREKEIRRLYNEVNEELQLAGDIQKSLLPPRNLSFKNYNIEYIFLPSMNIGGDFCDFVEIDENKFAVIFADISGHGIPAALLSSMLKVFIYNNAIKTRNIPKLMEKLNEEIINIFPKGKFVSMFFLIIDTKTNIMRFCKASQEPALIYRKNEDVVEELETEGQILGLFSKEVFGDIVFEEKSIDFNDGDKLLLYTDGITEETSPSGEYFGVDRLKMHVKEADLEKIKKSLHEFVQKESFSDDLTLLKIERNDN from the coding sequence ATGAAGAATTTTTGTTTGTTAAATGAGAGAGATTATGGAATAGTTGAATTTAAAAATTTTGAAGATAGTTTTGAAGAATTGAAAAAAGTGTCTAAAAATTTTGGTAAAGTAGTATTTAATTTGGGAAAAATAGATATTGACCCAAGGTTTTTAAGCTATATGTTAAAGATATTTAGATATTCTATATCTAATAATTTTGAACTTTTCTATATTATAGAAAATCAAGATATGATAAATGATAGTAGTTTTGTGGATTCAAAAAGATACTTTAAAATATTTAATTCTATAGAAGAATATAACGAATTAAAAACTTTTGCTGGTTTTGAAATTAAAATTTATGATGATAATAAATATGTTAGAAATATACTAAAAGATGAATTGATTAAATTTAGGTTTAGTATAAAAGAAAGAAACAGTTTGAATTTTTTAAAAAAAGACCATGAAAGTAAATCTAATAGTATATATATAGTTGATTTTGAAACTTATAGAGATGAAAAGATTGAAGAAATTAAAAAAATAAAGAAAAAAAATAATGATTCGATAGTTATACTTATAGCTTTTGAAGAAGGGTTAGAAGAAGCTTTAAGTTCTGTTAAATATGGTGTAAATGCAGTAATTAAAAGACCTTTTGATGTTAAAGAATTTGTAGGGACTATAAAATCAATGGCAATTTCAGCTAATCTTAAACGTGAAAATGAAAGATTGGTAACAGAGGTATTTAAAAGAGAAAAAGAAATTAGAAGATTATATAATGAAGTAAATGAAGAATTACAGCTTGCAGGGGATATACAAAAATCTCTTTTACCGCCAAGAAATTTAAGTTTTAAAAACTATAATATAGAGTATATATTTTTGCCGAGTATGAATATAGGTGGAGATTTTTGTGATTTTGTAGAAATTGATGAAAATAAATTTGCGGTTATTTTTGCAGATATATCAGGACATGGTATTCCAGCTGCTCTTTTATCTTCTATGCTTAAGGTCTTTATATATAACAATGCTATAAAGACTAGAAATATACCAAAACTTATGGAAAAATTAAATGAAGAAATAATAAATATTTTTCCTAAAGGAAAATTTGTTAGTATGTTTTTCCTTATAATAGACACTAAAACAAATATAATGAGATTTTGTAAAGCTTCACAAGAACCAGCGTTAATATATAGAAAAAATGAAGATGTTGTGGAAGAATTAGAAACAGAAGGTCAGATATTAGGACTATTTTCTAAAGAAGTTTTTGGAGATATAGTGTTTGAAGAAAAATCTATTGATTTTAATGATGGAGATAAACTGCTTCTATATACAGATGGTATTACAGAAGAGACATCACCTAGTGGAGAATATTTTGGAGTAGATAGATTGAAAATGCATGTAAAAGAAGCGGATTTAGAAAAAATAAAGAAAAGTTTACATGAATTTGTGCAAAAAGAAAGTTTTAGTGACGATTTAACTTTATTAAAAA